One genomic region from Cellulomonas fengjieae encodes:
- the dinB gene encoding DNA polymerase IV: protein MRSTILHADLDAFYASVEQRDDPRLRNRPVAVGGGGVILAASYEAKRRGVTTPMGGRQARALCPGLVIVRPRFDAYVEASRAVFEIFHQTTPLVQGVSIDEAFLDVGGLHRIDVPPVDIAARLRARVRDTVGLPITVGVARTPFLAKVASRVAKPDGLLLVLPADEESFLHPLPVEMLWGVGAVTAAKLHAYGLQTAGDVAELPRSVLTSVLGPAGGRHLYAVVHGQTPAKVVVGGSRGSIGAQRALGHGPHAPEHVRAALLGLVDRVCRRMRKADRIARTVVLRLRFEDYTKATRSRSLPCATDSSEDISAAALGLLEAAGPLIRERGITLVGVALSGLGSDEFVQLALPLEHPDRTGLDQAVDAVAVRFGTQAMVRASLLRRGEGITVPLLPDA from the coding sequence GTGCGCTCCACGATCCTGCATGCCGACCTCGACGCCTTCTACGCCTCCGTCGAGCAGCGCGACGACCCCCGGCTGCGCAACCGCCCGGTCGCGGTCGGCGGCGGCGGGGTGATCCTCGCCGCGTCGTACGAGGCCAAGCGGCGCGGTGTCACCACGCCGATGGGCGGCCGGCAGGCGCGCGCCCTGTGCCCGGGCCTGGTCATCGTCCGACCGCGGTTCGACGCCTACGTCGAGGCGAGCAGGGCCGTGTTCGAGATCTTCCACCAGACCACTCCCCTGGTGCAGGGCGTGTCGATCGACGAGGCGTTCCTGGACGTCGGCGGCCTGCACCGGATCGACGTGCCACCGGTCGACATCGCGGCACGGCTGCGCGCCCGGGTCCGGGACACCGTCGGCCTGCCGATCACCGTCGGCGTCGCCCGCACGCCGTTCCTGGCCAAGGTCGCGTCGCGGGTGGCCAAGCCGGACGGCCTGCTCCTCGTCCTGCCGGCCGACGAGGAGTCGTTCCTCCACCCGCTGCCGGTCGAGATGCTGTGGGGCGTCGGCGCAGTGACGGCGGCCAAGCTGCACGCCTACGGGCTGCAGACCGCCGGGGACGTCGCCGAGCTGCCTCGCTCGGTGCTCACGAGCGTGCTCGGCCCTGCCGGTGGCCGGCACCTGTACGCGGTGGTGCACGGGCAGACGCCGGCGAAGGTGGTCGTCGGCGGATCGCGGGGCTCCATCGGTGCGCAGCGCGCGCTCGGGCATGGCCCGCACGCTCCGGAGCACGTCCGCGCGGCCCTGCTCGGGCTCGTCGACCGGGTGTGCCGGCGCATGCGCAAGGCCGACCGGATCGCGCGGACGGTGGTGCTGCGGCTGCGGTTCGAGGACTACACCAAGGCGACGCGGTCCCGCTCGCTCCCCTGCGCCACCGACTCCTCCGAGGACATCTCCGCGGCGGCGCTCGGCCTGCTGGAGGCCGCCGGACCGCTCATCCGGGAGCGCGGCATCACGCTCGTCGGCGTCGCGCTGAGCGGGCTGGGGTCCGACGAGTTCGTCCAGCTGGCCCTGCCGCTCGAGCACCCGGACCGGACCGGGCTCGACCAGGCCGTCGACGCGGTCGCGGTGCGGTTCGGCACGCAGGCCATGGTGCGCGCCAGCCTGCTGCGCCGCGGCGAGGGGATCACGGTGCCGCTGCTGCCCGACGCGTGA
- a CDS encoding VOC family protein translates to MHRIMLREVIIDAPSADIDAVTSFWAAALAATPHPVPGEPYVALRGAASLPQVATQDIGDDPVPRFHLDIETDDLEAEIARLEGLGATVRARFGTYAVLTDPVGLLFCLLPPESEEFALRSATVGG, encoded by the coding sequence ATGCACCGGATCATGCTGCGGGAGGTCATCATCGACGCCCCTTCCGCCGACATCGACGCGGTCACCAGCTTCTGGGCCGCCGCGCTCGCGGCGACGCCCCACCCGGTCCCGGGCGAGCCGTACGTGGCGCTGCGCGGCGCCGCCTCGTTGCCGCAGGTCGCCACGCAGGACATCGGCGACGACCCCGTGCCGCGGTTCCACCTGGACATCGAGACGGACGACCTCGAGGCAGAGATCGCCCGCCTCGAAGGGCTCGGGGCCACCGTGCGCGCACGCTTCGGCACCTACGCCGTGCTGACCGACCCCGTCGGGCTGCTGTTCTGCCTGCTTCCGCCGGAGTCGGAGGAGTTCGCGCTGCGGTCCGCGACCGTCGGGGGCTGA
- a CDS encoding YciI family protein, with product MKYVILIHSNPKPWGHPTDRFTDEGRAVPTAELDAADRAFDGLLAELSASGELVTGEALADPASATVYRWRSGESLASEGPFAETQEHVAGFFLIDCATRERAEQIATQFAGPGSVAELRPAFVWE from the coding sequence GTGAAGTACGTCATCCTCATCCACTCCAACCCCAAGCCGTGGGGACACCCCACCGACCGGTTCACCGACGAGGGACGCGCGGTGCCGACCGCGGAGCTGGACGCGGCGGATCGCGCCTTCGACGGGCTGCTCGCTGAGCTGTCCGCGAGCGGCGAGCTGGTCACCGGCGAGGCACTCGCGGACCCGGCATCGGCCACCGTGTACCGGTGGCGATCCGGGGAGTCGCTGGCCAGCGAGGGCCCTTTCGCCGAGACGCAGGAGCACGTGGCGGGGTTCTTCCTGATCGACTGCGCCACGCGCGAGCGGGCCGAGCAGATCGCGACACAGTTCGCGGGGCCTGGCAGCGTGGCGGAGCTGCGTCCGGCCTTCGTCTGGGAGTGA
- a CDS encoding nucleotidyltransferase family protein: protein MPPRRASLSGLVLAAGAGTRHGGPKALVSTWLADAVDLLLDGGCAHVVVVLGAGADEARPLVPDDERVTAVVADRWADGLGESLRTGLARATGDAVVVTLVDLPGTPVTVVERLTSAWDRQTLRQAVYGGRPGHPVLIGADHWTPLADALTADRGARDYLVAHGVVEVECADLHDGLDEDVSRTPGPARHPPTAPEP, encoded by the coding sequence GTGCCTCCACGTCGCGCAAGCCTGAGCGGGCTCGTGCTCGCGGCCGGCGCGGGCACGCGGCACGGTGGACCCAAGGCGCTGGTGTCCACGTGGTTGGCCGACGCGGTGGACCTGCTGCTCGACGGCGGCTGCGCACACGTCGTCGTCGTGCTGGGTGCCGGGGCCGACGAGGCCCGCCCCCTCGTGCCCGACGACGAGCGCGTGACCGCGGTCGTCGCGGACCGCTGGGCCGACGGTCTGGGCGAGTCGCTGCGCACCGGGCTGGCCCGTGCCACGGGCGACGCCGTCGTGGTGACCCTCGTGGACCTGCCCGGCACGCCCGTCACCGTGGTCGAGCGGCTCACGAGCGCGTGGGACCGGCAGACCCTCCGCCAGGCGGTCTACGGCGGGCGGCCCGGACACCCGGTGCTCATCGGCGCCGACCACTGGACGCCGCTGGCCGACGCTCTCACCGCAGACCGCGGCGCGCGCGACTACCTGGTCGCGCACGGGGTCGTCGAGGTCGAGTGCGCCGACCTGCACGACGGGCTCGACGAGGACGTGTCGAGAACCCCCGGGCCCGCACGTCATCCCCCGACCGCACCAGAGCCGTAG
- a CDS encoding 2-oxo-4-hydroxy-4-carboxy-5-ureidoimidazoline decarboxylase, giving the protein MIDDGPETRSLLTTALHVRRWVDEVASGCPYPSLDALVGVADLAARPLSTAEVDEALSAHPRIGATTTGLSTAEQSASATDDPALVAAMDAGNRAYEERFGRIFLIRAAGRSRTEILDELHRRLGLSDDDESAEVADQLRQIALLRLRTLFAS; this is encoded by the coding sequence ATGATCGACGACGGACCCGAGACGCGGTCGTTGCTGACGACCGCCCTGCACGTCAGGCGGTGGGTCGACGAGGTCGCCTCCGGTTGTCCGTACCCGTCGCTCGACGCCCTCGTCGGCGTCGCGGACCTCGCCGCCCGCCCGCTGAGCACCGCCGAGGTCGACGAGGCCCTCTCCGCCCATCCCCGCATCGGCGCGACCACCACGGGTCTCAGCACCGCCGAGCAGTCGGCGTCGGCGACCGACGACCCCGCGCTCGTGGCGGCGATGGACGCAGGGAACCGGGCGTACGAGGAGCGGTTCGGGCGCATCTTCCTCATCCGCGCGGCCGGTCGCAGCCGGACGGAGATCCTCGACGAGCTCCACCGCCGGCTGGGGCTCTCGGACGACGACGAGTCGGCCGAGGTCGCCGACCAGCTGCGCCAGATCGCGCTGCTGCGCCTCCGGACGCTGTTCGCGTCATGA
- the uraH gene encoding hydroxyisourate hydrolase has translation MSQLTTHVLDTALGRPAAGVPVSLLGWASGRWDELGSAVTDGDGRARSLGPDRVPPGRYRLVFDTAAYFAATDQVGFHPEVVVVFEVVDDAHYHVPLLLSPFAYSTYRGS, from the coding sequence ATGAGCCAGCTGACGACGCACGTCCTCGACACGGCCCTCGGCCGGCCCGCCGCCGGTGTCCCGGTGTCGCTGCTCGGGTGGGCGTCGGGACGCTGGGACGAGCTGGGGTCCGCGGTGACCGACGGCGACGGCCGCGCGCGCTCGCTCGGGCCGGACCGTGTGCCCCCCGGGCGGTACCGCCTCGTGTTCGACACCGCCGCGTACTTCGCCGCGACCGACCAGGTGGGGTTCCACCCCGAGGTCGTCGTGGTGTTCGAGGTCGTGGACGATGCGCACTACCACGTGCCGTTGCTGCTGAGCCCGTTCGCGTACTCGACGTACCGCGGGAGCTGA
- a CDS encoding nucleoside deaminase: MTPHEEAWLSQAVALATSNVADGGGPFGALVVRAGVVIGTGQNRVTRDNDPTAHAEVLAIRAACQAIGSFSLAGCTLYTSCEPCPLCLAACLWARVDRVLFAADREDAARAGFDDSVFWDQFGASPGTRAMPVVGHRVPSASDPMDAWLARPTRIEY; this comes from the coding sequence GTGACCCCGCACGAGGAGGCCTGGCTGTCCCAGGCGGTCGCGCTCGCGACCTCCAACGTGGCCGACGGCGGCGGGCCGTTCGGGGCGCTCGTGGTCCGCGCGGGCGTGGTGATCGGCACGGGTCAGAACCGGGTCACGCGCGACAACGACCCGACCGCGCACGCCGAGGTCCTCGCGATCCGCGCGGCGTGCCAGGCGATCGGGAGCTTCTCGCTCGCGGGCTGCACGCTCTACACGTCGTGCGAGCCGTGCCCGCTGTGCCTCGCCGCCTGCCTGTGGGCGAGGGTCGACCGGGTGCTGTTCGCCGCCGACCGCGAGGACGCCGCGCGCGCGGGTTTCGACGACAGCGTGTTCTGGGACCAGTTCGGGGCCAGCCCGGGCACGCGGGCCATGCCCGTCGTCGGCCACCGGGTGCCCAGCGCGTCCGACCCGATGGACGCGTGGCTGGCCCGCCCCACGCGGATCGAGTACTGA
- the pucL gene encoding factor-independent urate hydroxylase, which produces MTARLRAHQYGKAETRVVRIVRDTPRHEIRDLNVSTALRGDFAAAYLDGDQSAVLPTDTQKNTAFAYAKEHGVASPERFATLLARHFVDDVAPVSGARVDVDEHAWVRVLVDRAEHDHTWVRSGQEVRTASVTVDADGTWVVAGLRDLTVLKSTGSEFRGFLQDAYTTLPETTDRVLATSLLAQWRYAGTELDFDATYATVRSTLLSTFATQHSLALQQTLWEMGRAVLDAVPEVVEIRFAAPNKHHLLADLSPFGLDNPGEVFFAADRPYGLIEAVVVRDGAPDAGSAWTRSVGAP; this is translated from the coding sequence ATGACGGCCCGACTGCGCGCGCACCAGTACGGCAAGGCCGAGACACGCGTCGTGCGGATCGTGCGGGACACGCCACGCCACGAGATCCGGGACCTCAACGTCTCGACGGCGCTGCGGGGCGACTTCGCGGCCGCCTACCTCGACGGCGACCAGTCGGCGGTGCTGCCGACGGACACCCAGAAGAACACGGCGTTCGCGTACGCCAAGGAGCACGGGGTCGCCTCGCCCGAGCGGTTCGCGACCCTGCTCGCCCGGCACTTCGTGGACGACGTGGCGCCGGTGTCCGGCGCACGGGTCGACGTCGACGAGCACGCCTGGGTCCGCGTCCTCGTCGACCGTGCGGAGCACGACCACACCTGGGTGCGCAGCGGTCAGGAGGTCCGGACGGCGTCGGTCACGGTCGACGCCGACGGGACGTGGGTGGTCGCCGGGCTCCGGGACCTGACGGTGCTCAAGTCGACCGGCTCGGAGTTCCGCGGGTTCCTCCAGGACGCGTACACGACGCTCCCCGAGACCACCGACCGCGTGCTGGCCACCTCGCTGCTGGCGCAGTGGCGGTACGCCGGCACGGAGCTCGACTTCGACGCCACCTACGCCACCGTGCGCTCCACCCTCCTGTCGACGTTCGCGACCCAGCACTCGCTCGCCCTGCAGCAGACGCTGTGGGAGATGGGGCGGGCCGTGCTCGACGCCGTCCCCGAGGTCGTCGAGATCCGGTTCGCCGCCCCGAACAAGCACCACCTCCTGGCCGACCTCAGCCCGTTCGGGCTCGACAACCCCGGCGAGGTGTTCTTCGCGGCCGACCGCCCCTACGGGCTCATCGAGGCGGTCGTCGTGCGTGACGGTGCGCCGGATGCGGGCAGCGCGTGGACGCGTTCGGTGGGCGCACCGTGA
- a CDS encoding XdhC family protein, protein MLELAGRLLAALAEGHRVAVATVVSMTGSAPSVVGTSMAVDDTGAVTGSVAGGCVEASLYELCTAALGGAAPVVQEYGVTDEDAFAVGLTCGGVLRVHVRELGPEDVPVLTAAARGDDAVLVTPLDGPLPDHVPPVDRSGLVRVDGGVEVFVEVAGAPSRMVVYGGLEFSSALAVVARAAGFRVTVCDARPVLATPRRHPAADEVVVDWPVRHLGQQRLGARDAVCVMAHDDRFDAELVLAALRSGAGFVGAMGSRRTQDRRTAELLGLGATDAELARLRAPIGLDIGASTPGETAVSVLAEVLAARTHASGLPLTALTGPIHHRV, encoded by the coding sequence GTGCTCGAGCTCGCAGGCCGTCTGCTCGCCGCGCTGGCCGAGGGGCACCGCGTGGCGGTCGCCACGGTCGTGTCGATGACGGGCAGTGCCCCGAGCGTCGTCGGCACGTCGATGGCCGTCGACGACACCGGCGCCGTCACCGGGAGCGTGGCGGGCGGCTGCGTCGAGGCCAGCCTGTACGAGCTGTGCACCGCCGCGCTCGGCGGTGCGGCGCCGGTGGTCCAGGAGTACGGCGTCACGGACGAGGACGCGTTCGCCGTCGGGCTGACGTGCGGCGGGGTGCTCCGGGTGCACGTGCGCGAGCTCGGTCCGGAGGACGTCCCCGTGCTCACGGCCGCGGCGCGCGGCGACGACGCCGTGCTGGTGACCCCCCTGGACGGACCGCTGCCGGATCACGTGCCCCCCGTCGACCGGTCGGGGCTCGTGCGGGTCGACGGGGGGGTCGAGGTGTTCGTGGAGGTGGCGGGGGCGCCGTCGCGCATGGTCGTGTACGGCGGGCTCGAGTTCTCCTCCGCTCTCGCCGTGGTGGCGCGCGCCGCGGGGTTCCGCGTCACCGTGTGCGACGCCCGCCCGGTGCTGGCCACACCGCGTCGGCACCCGGCTGCGGACGAGGTCGTCGTCGACTGGCCGGTCCGGCACCTGGGGCAGCAGCGCCTGGGCGCCCGTGATGCCGTGTGCGTGATGGCCCACGACGACCGGTTCGACGCCGAGCTGGTGCTCGCGGCCCTGCGGTCGGGGGCCGGGTTCGTCGGCGCGATGGGCTCGCGCCGCACGCAGGACCGGCGCACCGCGGAGCTGCTGGGGCTCGGCGCCACCGATGCGGAGCTGGCGCGGCTGCGCGCACCGATCGGCCTCGACATCGGCGCATCGACCCCTGGCGAGACCGCGGTCTCCGTCCTCGCCGAGGTCCTCGCGGCACGCACCCACGCGAGCGGCCTGCCCCTGACGGCCCTCACCGGCCCGATCCACCACCGGGTATAA
- a CDS encoding molybdopterin-dependent oxidoreductase gives MRFEVNGSPVQAEPAPGQVLRTLLREHGYVEVKKGCDSGDCGACTVLLDGRPTHSCLVPAYRADGRAVTTVAGLDPEVGQAFVDAAAFQCGFCTAGLVTTVAGLGLTDGDAEETARLLKGNLCRCTGYRSICDAVARRCNTVEPLAGHDAGRSVRSPAARRIVTGREPFTLDVRATDLTHLAVLGSPHAHARVLRIDTAAALAAPGVVAVLTHEDAPATLFSTARHESRLDDPDDTRVLDPVLRFHGQRVAVVVAESLREASRALALIEVDYEVLPAVVDPEAARAPGAPLVHGDKGPEARISEPGRNVVAQLHAQMGSVPEALAASAHRVGGTYRTSRVSHAALETHATRGWLDEDGRLVLRTSTQVPYLVRDEIAHIFALDPARVRVLTGRVGGGFGGKQELLTEDVVALAVLRTGRPVQYEMTRADEFTIVPSRHPVRVDVELGADDDGVLTAMRIDVLTDTGAYGNHGPGVMFHGVSESMAVYRCANKRVDAESVYTHTLPSGAFRGYGLGQVIFAIESAMDDLARSVGIDPFDLRRRNVVVPGDRLLVVDPEEVGDLDMHSYGMDQCLDLVQAALADGSADLPAPPGTVVGAGMAVAMIATIAPRGHYAEAAVRLLDDGRYEASVGTTEFGNGTTTVHGQLVAQALGTTVDRIVVRQSDTDVAGYDTGAFGSAGVVVAGLALHRAALQLRGKILAAAALRDHPSDEPRTWDARDLTPDSASGVPLTEIARTAPGITGQGTHDGSPRSVAFNVHGFRVAVDPATGEVTILRSVQAVDAGTVLHPEQLRGQVEGGTGQAVGTALYEQMLLDDEGRVTTASFRSYHVPQMVDLPRTEVLFARTSDDLGPLGAKSMSEAPYNPVAPALANAVRDALGVRPHELPMTADRLWRLANP, from the coding sequence ATGAGGTTCGAGGTGAACGGCTCGCCCGTGCAGGCCGAGCCCGCGCCCGGCCAGGTGCTGCGGACGCTGCTGCGCGAGCACGGGTACGTGGAGGTGAAGAAGGGCTGCGACTCGGGCGACTGCGGCGCCTGCACGGTCCTGCTCGACGGCCGGCCCACCCACTCGTGCCTGGTCCCCGCGTACCGGGCGGACGGGCGCGCGGTGACCACCGTGGCCGGGCTCGACCCGGAGGTGGGGCAGGCGTTCGTCGACGCCGCCGCGTTCCAGTGCGGGTTCTGCACCGCGGGGCTGGTCACGACGGTCGCCGGACTCGGGCTCACCGACGGCGACGCCGAGGAGACCGCGCGGCTGCTCAAGGGCAACCTCTGCCGCTGCACCGGCTACCGGTCCATCTGCGACGCGGTCGCCCGCCGCTGCAACACCGTCGAACCCCTGGCGGGCCACGACGCCGGCCGCTCCGTGCGCTCCCCCGCCGCGCGCCGGATCGTCACGGGCCGCGAGCCGTTCACGCTGGACGTCCGCGCCACCGACCTCACCCACCTCGCGGTGCTGGGCAGCCCGCACGCCCACGCGCGCGTCCTGCGGATCGACACCGCGGCCGCGCTGGCCGCCCCGGGCGTGGTCGCGGTGCTGACGCACGAGGACGCCCCCGCCACGCTCTTCTCGACGGCCCGCCACGAGTCGCGCCTCGACGACCCCGACGACACCCGGGTGCTCGACCCCGTCCTGCGCTTCCACGGGCAGCGCGTCGCCGTCGTGGTCGCCGAGTCGCTGCGGGAGGCGTCGCGGGCGCTCGCCCTGATCGAGGTCGACTACGAGGTGCTCCCCGCGGTCGTCGACCCGGAGGCCGCCCGCGCACCCGGCGCTCCCCTGGTGCACGGCGACAAGGGGCCCGAGGCGCGGATCTCGGAACCGGGACGCAACGTCGTCGCCCAGCTGCACGCGCAGATGGGGTCGGTGCCCGAGGCGCTCGCCGCGTCCGCGCACCGGGTGGGCGGCACCTACCGCACGAGCCGCGTCTCGCACGCCGCCCTGGAGACCCACGCGACGCGCGGCTGGCTCGACGAGGACGGTCGGCTGGTCCTGCGCACCAGCACGCAGGTGCCGTACCTGGTCCGGGACGAGATCGCGCACATCTTCGCGCTCGACCCCGCGCGCGTCCGGGTCCTGACCGGTCGGGTGGGCGGCGGCTTCGGCGGCAAGCAGGAGCTGCTCACCGAGGACGTCGTCGCGCTCGCGGTCCTGCGCACCGGGCGGCCGGTGCAGTACGAGATGACGCGCGCCGACGAGTTCACGATCGTGCCCAGCCGGCACCCTGTCCGCGTCGACGTCGAGCTCGGCGCCGACGACGACGGCGTGCTGACCGCGATGCGGATCGACGTGCTGACCGACACCGGGGCCTACGGCAACCACGGGCCGGGCGTCATGTTCCACGGCGTGAGCGAGTCCATGGCGGTGTACCGGTGCGCCAACAAGCGCGTCGACGCCGAGTCCGTCTACACACACACGCTCCCGTCGGGGGCGTTCCGCGGGTACGGCCTCGGGCAGGTCATCTTCGCGATCGAGTCGGCCATGGACGACCTCGCGCGGTCCGTCGGGATCGACCCGTTCGACCTGCGTCGGCGCAACGTCGTCGTGCCGGGCGACCGGCTGCTGGTCGTCGACCCCGAGGAGGTGGGCGACCTCGACATGCACTCGTACGGCATGGACCAGTGCCTGGACCTGGTGCAGGCGGCCCTGGCCGACGGGTCGGCGGACCTGCCGGCGCCGCCCGGGACCGTCGTCGGTGCGGGGATGGCCGTCGCCATGATCGCGACGATCGCGCCACGCGGGCACTACGCGGAGGCGGCGGTCCGGCTGCTCGACGACGGCCGGTATGAGGCGAGCGTCGGCACCACCGAGTTCGGCAACGGCACCACCACGGTGCACGGCCAGCTGGTCGCCCAGGCGCTCGGCACCACGGTCGACCGGATCGTCGTCCGGCAGTCCGACACGGACGTCGCCGGGTACGACACCGGCGCGTTCGGGTCCGCCGGGGTCGTCGTCGCCGGGCTCGCCCTGCACCGGGCCGCGCTGCAGCTGCGCGGCAAGATCCTCGCCGCCGCGGCGCTGCGCGACCACCCCAGCGACGAGCCGCGCACCTGGGACGCCCGGGACCTGACCCCCGACTCGGCGAGCGGTGTGCCGCTGACCGAGATCGCGCGCACCGCGCCGGGGATCACCGGCCAGGGCACGCACGACGGCTCCCCGCGGTCGGTCGCGTTCAACGTGCACGGGTTCCGCGTGGCCGTCGACCCCGCGACCGGTGAGGTCACCATCCTGCGGTCCGTGCAGGCGGTCGACGCGGGCACCGTCCTGCACCCGGAGCAGCTCCGCGGACAGGTCGAGGGCGGCACGGGTCAGGCCGTCGGCACCGCGCTGTACGAGCAGATGCTGCTCGACGACGAGGGTCGCGTGACCACCGCCTCGTTCCGCAGCTACCACGTGCCGCAGATGGTCGACCTGCCCCGCACCGAGGTGCTGTTCGCCCGGACGTCGGACGACCTCGGCCCGCTGGGCGCCAAGTCGATGAGCGAGGCCCCCTACAACCCGGTCGCCCCGGCGCTGGCCAACGCCGTCCGCGACGCCCTCGGTGTCCGCCCGCACGAGCTCCCCATGACCGCCGACCGCCTCTGGCGCCTCGCCAACCCCTGA
- a CDS encoding FAD binding domain-containing protein has product MDLTSLDRIRAAHDRTELALGPRSAPLAGGTWLFSEPQPDLEELVDLTTLGWPAVEANADGLSLAATCTIRSLADLPPVPGWHSQHLVQRCARSLVASEKIWDWATVGGNICLALPAGALITLAVALDATAVVWTPDGGERRVAVADLVTGVRITSLRTGEVLRSVAVDREVLAQPAAFRRAALSRHGRSGAIVVGRRDPAGGLVVTLTAGVTRPHRLAFLAPPSAAELRAGIEAVDDWYDDPHGAPAWRRAMTVRLAEQVREELA; this is encoded by the coding sequence ATGGACCTGACCTCGCTGGACCGCATCCGTGCGGCACACGACCGGACCGAGCTCGCGCTCGGCCCCCGCAGCGCGCCGCTGGCGGGGGGCACGTGGTTGTTCTCCGAGCCCCAGCCCGACCTCGAGGAGCTCGTCGACCTCACCACCCTGGGCTGGCCCGCGGTGGAAGCGAACGCCGACGGCCTGTCGCTGGCCGCCACCTGCACGATCAGGTCGCTCGCCGACCTGCCGCCGGTGCCCGGCTGGCACTCGCAGCACCTGGTCCAGCGGTGCGCGCGGTCGCTGGTGGCGTCCGAGAAGATCTGGGACTGGGCCACGGTCGGCGGGAACATCTGCCTGGCGCTGCCCGCCGGCGCGCTCATCACGCTCGCGGTCGCCCTGGACGCGACGGCGGTCGTGTGGACTCCCGACGGCGGCGAGCGCCGGGTCGCCGTGGCCGACCTGGTCACCGGCGTGCGGATCACCTCGCTCCGGACCGGCGAGGTGCTGCGTTCCGTGGCGGTCGACCGCGAGGTGCTGGCGCAGCCCGCCGCGTTCCGGCGCGCCGCCCTGAGCCGGCACGGCCGTTCCGGCGCGATCGTGGTGGGCCGCCGGGATCCGGCGGGCGGGCTCGTCGTGACCCTCACGGCCGGCGTCACGCGACCGCATCGCCTCGCCTTCCTCGCGCCGCCCTCGGCGGCGGAGCTGCGCGCCGGGATCGAGGCCGTCGACGACTGGTACGACGACCCGCACGGTGCCCCCGCCTGGCGGCGCGCCATGACGGTGCGGCTGGCCGAGCAGGTCAGGGAGGAGCTGGCATGA
- a CDS encoding VOC family protein, with amino-acid sequence MSIRHLRQPTVDCAEPRELAEFYRQLLGWEFAPGHETPDPEGDEYLLIVDPERSARIGFQRSDAVVTPWPGGARVHLDLDVADLDVGHQDALRLGARVLTGTPEEEGHADDPFRVYEDPSGHPFCLCLGDG; translated from the coding sequence ATGAGCATCCGACACCTGCGCCAACCGACCGTCGACTGCGCCGAGCCACGCGAGCTCGCGGAGTTCTACCGGCAGCTGCTGGGCTGGGAGTTTGCACCCGGCCACGAGACCCCGGACCCCGAGGGGGACGAGTACCTCCTGATCGTCGACCCGGAGCGCTCGGCGCGCATCGGGTTCCAGCGCTCGGACGCCGTGGTCACGCCGTGGCCGGGCGGTGCGCGGGTGCACCTGGACCTCGACGTCGCAGACCTGGACGTCGGCCACCAGGACGCCCTGCGCCTGGGTGCCCGGGTGCTGACCGGCACGCCGGAGGAGGAGGGGCACGCGGACGACCCGTTCCGCGTGTACGAGGACCCGTCGGGGCACCCGTTCTGCCTGTGCCTCGGCGACGGCTGA
- a CDS encoding class II glutamine amidotransferase gives MCRWLAYTGSPILIDDLLYKPTNSLVVQSLHSRLGAEATNGDGVGVGWYDEHDPNPGLFRSIEPAWSDRNLRELATHIRTPLMLAHIRATSGSAVQQTNCHPFRHGRWLWMHNGLLAGFAAMKRDLVLAVDPELYPYIEGSTDSEVLFYLALTFGLQQDPPTAVSRAVGLVEEVARAHGIAFPVQMTVATTDGTRVWAFRYSTEGQSRSLFRNTDVAVLKAQYPENPVLHNLADSTRVVVSEPLGDLKGAWHEVPESSYLVIEAGREELTEFRPAA, from the coding sequence ATGTGTCGCTGGCTCGCATACACCGGATCACCGATCCTCATCGACGACCTGCTCTACAAGCCCACCAACTCGCTCGTCGTGCAGAGCCTGCACAGCCGGCTGGGTGCGGAGGCGACCAACGGCGACGGGGTCGGCGTCGGCTGGTACGACGAGCACGACCCGAACCCGGGACTGTTCCGCAGCATCGAGCCGGCCTGGAGCGACCGCAACCTGCGCGAGCTCGCCACCCACATCCGCACCCCCCTGATGCTTGCGCACATTCGTGCGACCAGCGGCTCCGCCGTGCAGCAGACCAACTGCCACCCGTTCCGGCACGGGCGCTGGCTCTGGATGCACAACGGTCTGCTCGCCGGCTTCGCGGCGATGAAGCGCGACCTCGTGCTGGCCGTCGACCCGGAGCTCTACCCGTACATCGAGGGGTCGACGGACTCGGAGGTGCTCTTCTACCTGGCCCTCACGTTCGGGTTGCAGCAGGACCCGCCGACCGCGGTCTCCCGCGCGGTCGGCCTGGTGGAGGAGGTGGCGCGCGCGCACGGCATCGCGTTCCCCGTGCAGATGACCGTGGCGACCACCGACGGCACGCGGGTGTGGGCCTTCCGGTACTCGACCGAGGGGCAGAGCCGGTCGCTGTTCCGGAACACCGACGTGGCCGTGCTCAAGGCGCAGTACCCGGAGAACCCGGTCCTGCACAACCTCGCGGACTCGACGCGCGTGGTGGTCTCGGAGCCGCTCGGCGACCTGAAGGGCGCGTGGCACGAGGTGCCGGAGAGCAGCTACCTCGTCATCGAGGCGGGTCGCGAGGAGCTGACGGAGTTCCGGCCGGCTGCCTGA